The following are from one region of the Paracoccus sp. S3-43 genome:
- a CDS encoding TRAP transporter small permease: MQGSIAALSRLNAWLSRISLWLAGTGLVAMTIIVFAQVFMRYVMNDSLLWVEPVAILLMSWFIFLGAAVGVHESFHMGFDVLLFFLPDSAGTWLKALSDLAVLAFSIGMAVYGWQLMARTWDSTLPVIRLPGGFGYMPLFAGGVLMTLFVLEHLLNRLSGRMVETPPDAEDILMTEA; this comes from the coding sequence ATGCAAGGCAGCATCGCCGCATTGTCGCGCTTGAACGCCTGGCTTTCCCGGATCAGCCTGTGGCTAGCGGGGACCGGGCTGGTGGCGATGACCATCATCGTCTTTGCGCAGGTCTTCATGCGCTATGTCATGAACGACAGCCTGCTGTGGGTCGAACCCGTGGCGATCCTGCTGATGAGCTGGTTCATCTTCCTGGGAGCCGCCGTGGGGGTCCATGAAAGCTTTCACATGGGCTTCGACGTGCTGCTGTTCTTCCTGCCCGACAGCGCGGGAACCTGGCTGAAGGCCCTGTCCGATCTGGCGGTGCTGGCCTTCAGCATCGGCATGGCGGTCTATGGCTGGCAGCTGATGGCCCGGACCTGGGATTCCACCCTGCCGGTGATCCGGCTGCCGGGGGGCTTCGGCTATATGCCGCTGTTCGCGGGCGGCGTCCTGATGACGCTGTTCGTGCTGGAACACCTGCTGAACCGCCTGTCGGGCCGCATGGTCGAGACGCCGCCCGACGCCGAAGACATCCTGATGACCGAGGCTTGA
- a CDS encoding TRAP transporter substrate-binding protein: MKFVTTTLAALLCSASLASAADCEITLRSSDTHPDGYPTVEGVKAMASEVKEKTAGRICIEVFPSAQLGEEKDTIEQTQFGVIDMIRASFGSFNDIVPVTQLMSLPYLFRSEDHQHAVMDGPIGEEIAAAFAEKDLIALAYYDGGARNFYNSQKPIRSVEDLAGMKFRVMQNDVFVDMMSALGANATPMPYGEVYSSIQTGVIDGAENNFPSYDSSGHVEVAKYFTLDQHLMVPELVAVSRIAWDKLTPEDQDILRTAAKNSATVQRRLWAEQEKASEDKVVAAGAEVIKDVDKTAFIEAMAPVYEKYVTTPEAQDLVRRIQETQ; this comes from the coding sequence ATGAAGTTCGTCACCACCACCCTTGCCGCCCTGCTGTGTTCGGCCAGCCTTGCCTCTGCCGCCGATTGCGAGATCACGCTGCGGTCCTCCGACACCCATCCCGACGGCTATCCGACCGTCGAGGGCGTCAAGGCCATGGCGAGCGAGGTCAAGGAAAAGACCGCGGGCCGCATCTGCATCGAGGTCTTCCCCTCGGCCCAGCTGGGCGAGGAGAAGGACACCATCGAACAGACCCAGTTCGGCGTGATCGACATGATCCGCGCATCCTTCGGGTCGTTCAACGACATCGTGCCGGTCACGCAGCTGATGTCCCTGCCCTATCTGTTCCGGTCCGAGGACCACCAGCACGCCGTCATGGACGGTCCCATCGGCGAGGAGATCGCGGCGGCCTTTGCCGAAAAGGATCTGATCGCGCTGGCCTATTACGACGGCGGCGCGCGCAACTTCTATAACTCGCAAAAGCCGATCCGGTCGGTCGAGGATCTGGCCGGCATGAAGTTCCGCGTCATGCAGAACGATGTCTTCGTGGACATGATGTCGGCGCTTGGCGCCAATGCCACGCCGATGCCTTACGGCGAGGTCTATTCCTCGATCCAGACGGGCGTGATCGACGGGGCCGAGAACAACTTCCCCTCCTATGACAGTTCGGGCCATGTCGAGGTGGCGAAGTATTTCACCCTGGACCAGCACCTGATGGTCCCGGAACTGGTCGCGGTATCCAGGATCGCCTGGGACAAGCTGACCCCCGAGGATCAGGACATCCTGCGCACGGCGGCGAAGAATTCCGCCACGGTGCAGCGCCGCCTGTGGGCCGAGCAGGAAAAGGCCAGCGAGGACAAGGTCGTGGCCGCGGGCGCCGAGGTCATCAAGGACGTCGACAAGACCGCCTTCATCGAGGCGATGGCCCCCGTCTATGAGAAATACGTGACCACGCCCGAGGCGCAGGATCTGGTCAGGCGCATCCAGGAAACCCAGTGA
- the uxaC gene encoding glucuronate isomerase, whose protein sequence is MGLLDEDRLFPLDGRARDMARDLYAGIRDLPIISPHGHTDPRWFAEDQPFPDPAQLFVTPDHYVFRMLVSQGVALTDLGVPRVDGGPTGTDGRAIWRLFASHYHLFAGTPSRLWLDHSFQHVFGIDRRLSAETADWYYDHIADCLARPEFRPRALFKRFNIEVIATTEAATDDLRWHRMIRDSGWGGRVVTAYRPDGVVDPQVAGFADNVALLGQQTGFDTATWTGYLDAHRARRAFFKDHGATSSDHGHASARTEDLPQAEAAALFQKALCGTCSADEADAFRGQMLTEMARMSLEDGLVLQIHPGSRRNHSGPVMAVHGRDKGFDIPGRTDYVAALRPLLNAVGMRPDLTVILFTLDETAYSRELAPLAGVYPCLRLGPPWWFHDSPEGMRRFREMTTETAGFHNTVGFNDDTRAFCSIPARHDVARRVDCGFLATLVATGRLHADEAPALAHQLTYGLAKKAYKL, encoded by the coding sequence ATGGGATTGCTGGATGAGGATCGGCTGTTTCCGCTGGACGGGCGGGCCCGCGACATGGCGCGCGATCTGTATGCAGGGATACGCGACCTGCCGATCATCAGCCCGCACGGCCATACCGACCCCCGCTGGTTCGCCGAGGACCAGCCCTTTCCCGACCCCGCGCAACTGTTCGTGACGCCGGATCACTACGTCTTTCGAATGCTGGTGTCGCAGGGCGTGGCGCTGACCGACCTGGGCGTGCCGCGCGTCGACGGAGGTCCGACCGGGACGGACGGGCGCGCCATCTGGCGGCTGTTCGCCAGCCATTACCACCTGTTCGCGGGCACGCCGTCGCGGCTGTGGCTGGACCACAGTTTCCAGCATGTCTTCGGCATCGACCGGCGGCTGTCGGCCGAGACGGCGGACTGGTATTACGACCATATCGCCGATTGCCTGGCGCGGCCCGAATTCCGCCCCCGCGCGCTGTTCAAGCGCTTCAACATCGAGGTCATCGCCACGACCGAGGCCGCGACCGACGATCTGCGCTGGCACCGGATGATCCGCGATTCGGGCTGGGGCGGCCGCGTCGTGACCGCCTATCGCCCCGACGGCGTGGTGGACCCCCAGGTGGCGGGCTTTGCCGACAACGTGGCGCTTCTGGGTCAGCAGACCGGTTTCGATACCGCGACCTGGACGGGCTATCTGGACGCGCACCGGGCGCGGCGGGCATTCTTCAAGGACCACGGCGCGACCTCCAGCGACCACGGCCACGCCAGCGCCCGGACCGAGGATCTGCCCCAGGCCGAGGCCGCCGCGCTGTTCCAGAAGGCGCTCTGCGGCACCTGCTCGGCGGATGAGGCCGACGCCTTTCGCGGGCAGATGCTGACCGAAATGGCGCGGATGAGCCTGGAGGACGGGCTGGTCCTGCAAATCCATCCGGGCTCGCGGCGCAACCATTCCGGCCCGGTGATGGCCGTGCATGGCCGCGACAAGGGCTTCGACATTCCCGGCCGCACCGATTACGTCGCCGCCCTGCGCCCGCTGCTGAACGCGGTGGGGATGCGCCCCGACCTGACGGTGATCCTGTTCACCCTGGACGAGACCGCCTATTCCCGCGAACTGGCGCCGCTGGCGGGGGTCTATCCCTGCCTGCGGCTTGGCCCGCCCTGGTGGTTCCATGACAGCCCCGAAGGAATGCGGCGGTTCCGCGAGATGACCACGGAGACCGCCGGCTTCCATAACACGGTGGGGTTCAACGACGATACCCGCGCCTTCTGCTCGATCCCCGCGCGCCACGATGTCGCGCGGCGGGTCGATTGCGGCTTCCTTGCGACGCTGGTCGCCACCGGACGCCTGCACGCGGACGAGGCGCCCGCGCTTGCGCACCAGTTGACCTACGGCCTCGCCAAGAAGGCCTACAAACTCTGA
- a CDS encoding GntR family transcriptional regulator: MASSRGLSRVDPPVLDAGRSRTVTDQVFDLLYERVVTLVLPPGARLSEAEMAAQMGVSRQPVRDAFYRLSQLGFIEIRPQRATIVTPISEDAVLQACFIRAALEESCMRVAVRRLTPDHLDALGRLIDLQDQEIQAGNRAAFHALDDRFHRDICTFAGLEFVWTLIRDSKGHMDRAQYLSLSYGSETAFAEHGQILEALRRRDGDAAVAAIRRHLSRIEGILARLRLDQPQVFG; the protein is encoded by the coding sequence ATGGCGTCATCACGCGGGCTTTCCAGGGTCGATCCGCCGGTTCTGGACGCAGGACGGTCACGCACCGTCACGGATCAGGTCTTCGACCTGCTGTATGAACGGGTCGTGACCCTGGTCCTGCCGCCCGGCGCCAGACTGTCCGAGGCCGAGATGGCCGCCCAGATGGGCGTCTCGCGCCAGCCGGTGCGCGACGCCTTCTATCGCCTGTCGCAACTGGGCTTCATCGAGATCCGGCCGCAGCGCGCCACCATCGTGACGCCGATTTCGGAAGATGCGGTCTTGCAGGCCTGCTTCATCCGCGCCGCGCTGGAAGAATCCTGCATGCGCGTCGCGGTGCGGCGCCTGACCCCCGACCACCTGGACGCCCTGGGGCGGCTGATCGACCTGCAAGACCAAGAAATCCAGGCGGGAAACCGCGCGGCCTTCCACGCCCTGGACGACCGCTTCCACCGCGACATCTGCACCTTCGCCGGGCTGGAATTCGTCTGGACGCTGATCCGCGACAGCAAGGGCCACATGGACCGGGCCCAGTACCTGTCGCTCTCTTATGGCAGCGAGACGGCCTTTGCCGAACATGGACAGATCCTGGAGGCCCTGCGCCGCCGCGACGGCGATGCCGCCGTCGCCGCCATCCGCCGGCATCTCAGCCGGATCGAGGGGATCCTGGCCCGCCTGCGCCTGGACCAGCCGCAGGTCTTCGGCTGA
- a CDS encoding energy transducer TonB, protein MSGRAARAIREGALWGGASVLVLALHLGGALWIMQRAEAAAPPGLPEPVFVDLAPAEAPTEEAVAPTEEPVEEAAEDPAEPEPQPEPEPEPEPGPEPEPEEVVEPLELPPLPELEPLDDMAELFPPAPPELDTPPEVVLNSSARPQRRPERAPEPEPQREPEPRREPRREPQPQPQRQAEPRQEQPARQQPARRAEQGQQGATGRTGVSAQQRARDEASWKQQVGACILRSASRVSGARGSRGVVNLVIARNGRVQAASLGGSTGNARVDREIARAMGRARCPAAPPSLTNASYNFQQPFSIQ, encoded by the coding sequence ATGAGCGGCCGCGCCGCCCGCGCGATCCGCGAGGGCGCTCTGTGGGGCGGCGCCTCGGTCCTGGTGCTGGCGCTGCACCTGGGCGGCGCGCTGTGGATCATGCAGCGGGCCGAGGCCGCCGCCCCGCCAGGCCTGCCGGAACCCGTCTTCGTGGATCTGGCCCCTGCCGAGGCGCCGACCGAGGAAGCCGTCGCCCCGACCGAGGAGCCGGTCGAGGAGGCCGCCGAAGACCCCGCCGAGCCGGAGCCGCAGCCCGAACCGGAACCCGAACCGGAACCTGGGCCTGAGCCGGAACCCGAGGAAGTCGTCGAGCCGCTGGAGCTGCCGCCCTTGCCGGAACTGGAGCCCTTGGACGACATGGCCGAACTGTTCCCCCCCGCGCCGCCGGAACTGGACACCCCGCCCGAGGTGGTGCTGAACAGCTCGGCCCGCCCGCAACGCCGCCCCGAGCGCGCGCCGGAACCCGAGCCGCAGCGCGAACCGGAACCTCGGCGCGAGCCGCGCCGCGAACCGCAGCCGCAGCCGCAGCGCCAGGCCGAGCCGCGCCAGGAACAGCCCGCCCGGCAGCAGCCGGCGCGGCGGGCCGAGCAAGGCCAGCAGGGCGCCACCGGCAGGACCGGGGTCAGCGCCCAGCAACGCGCCCGCGACGAGGCAAGCTGGAAGCAGCAGGTCGGCGCCTGCATCCTGCGCTCTGCCTCGCGCGTGTCGGGGGCGCGGGGATCGCGGGGGGTGGTGAACCTGGTGATCGCACGGAACGGGCGGGTCCAGGCGGCCTCCCTGGGCGGATCGACCGGAAATGCGCGCGTCGACAGGGAAATCGCGCGGGCCATGGGCCGTGCCCGCTGCCCCGCAGCCCCGCCCAGCCTGACGAACGCGTCCTATAATTTCCAGCAGCCGTTCTCGATCCAATAG
- the exbD gene encoding TonB system transport protein ExbD, producing the protein MAGGIRESGDDLVENHEINVTPFIDVMLVLLIIFMVAAPLATVDVNVDLPVSNATPAERPDQPVYVTVKPDLTLALDNTDIAPGGLAAALAAATEGDREQRIFLRADREVAYGDLMEVMNTLRDTGYLKIALVGLESAQAGGPAASGADPLPAAPAPAEPAR; encoded by the coding sequence ATGGCAGGCGGGATCCGCGAGTCGGGCGACGATCTGGTCGAGAACCACGAGATCAACGTCACCCCCTTCATCGATGTGATGCTGGTGCTGCTGATCATCTTCATGGTCGCCGCGCCGCTGGCCACGGTCGATGTGAACGTGGACCTGCCGGTGTCGAACGCCACGCCCGCTGAACGCCCGGACCAGCCCGTCTATGTGACCGTGAAGCCCGATCTGACGCTGGCGCTGGACAATACCGACATCGCGCCGGGCGGGCTGGCCGCGGCCCTGGCCGCCGCGACCGAGGGCGACCGCGAACAGCGCATCTTCCTGCGCGCCGACCGCGAGGTCGCCTATGGCGACCTGATGGAGGTGATGAACACCCTGCGCGATACCGGCTATCTGAAGATCGCGCTTGTGGGGCTTGAATCGGCGCAGGCGGGCGGGCCTGCCGCGTCCGGCGCCGATCCCTTGCCCGCCGCGCCTGCGCCGGCGGAACCCGCGCGATGA